A genomic stretch from Malus domestica chromosome 15, GDT2T_hap1 includes:
- the LOC114821446 gene encoding receptor-like cytosolic serine/threonine-protein kinase RBK2, with protein sequence MFFKLCNFIRAEWLNGIFSPTKDLIFKYDESHFGDVYDYGKFLLELITGKCVRPVHDQGKDPMIEWALPLLENSELRKLMDCRLKETAGDARMVRHMSHAALRCLKVDSDHKLSISEAIAIVRGDELAISNH encoded by the exons ATGTTCTTCAAGCTCTGCAACTTCATACGTGCTGAGTGGCTTAATGGTATTTTCTCCCCGACTAAAGATTTGATATTCAA ATACGACGAGAGCCATTTTGGCGACGTATATGATTATGGGAAATTCCTACTGGAGCTTATTACTGGAAAGTGTGTAAGGCCCGTTCACGACCAAGGGAAGGACCCCATGATTGAATGG GCACTGCCACTTCTAGAAAATAGTGAGTTACGTAAACTGATGGATTGCAGATTGAAGGAAACTGCTGGTGATGCTAGGATGGTCCGGCATATGTCTCACGCTGCGCTGCGCTGCCTAAAAGTTGATTCAGATCACAAACTGTCTATAAGTGAG GCCATAGCCATTGTTCGAGGTGATGAACTTGCGATTTCCAACCACTGA
- the LOC103429697 gene encoding protein ANTAGONIST OF LIKE HETEROCHROMATIN PROTEIN 1-like, with product MGDRSRHSRAMEMAQYQARLDIKDLELINAEAELVNSFMQYEHHGESSHRGSATGHSFLQRDREECHDQMMKDYFIERPRFPAHDFRRRFRMMRELFEANGCSADLTNEYCQLAESTAIENLKRFCQAIQAIYGATYLRKPTHEDLKRLLRKADKKSFPGMIGSLDCMHWEWKNCPTGWAGQFKGRHNKPTIVLEAVASYDTWIWHAFFGSPGSNNVINVLWSSPLFDEVVNGWAPEFRYKVNGNMYELGYYLTDGIYPSWSTFVKSFSHPDSAKKKLFLQRQESYRKDVERAFGILQARWAIVRGPARFWQPKDLHSIMMTCIILHNMIVEDEYIEFEEDSDEDVDDDQPTHARVIARDVEYLAPTTYETRHDRVTLGEYMRRLNRIQAPQIHDTLRKDLVEHVWRREGER from the exons atgggTGATAGAAGCAGGCATAGCAGGGCAATGGAGATGGCACAATACCAAGCAAGGCTTGACATTAAGGATTTAGAACTGATCAACGCCGAAGCTGAACTTGTAAACTCGTTTATGCAATATGAGCACCATGGCGAATCTAGCCATCGTGGTTCTGCCACGGGACATTCATTCTTGCAGCGTGATAGAGAAGAGTGTCATGACCAAATGATGAAAGATTATTTCATTGAGAGGCCGAGATTTCCTGCTCATGATTTTCGAAGGCGGTTTCGGATGATGAGAGAACTTTTTGAAG CTAATGGGTGCTCTGCTGACTTAACTAACGAATATTGCCAACTTGCGGAGAGTACTGCTATTGAGAACCTGAAGCGCTTCTGTCAAGCAATTCAAGCCATCTATGGAGCCACATACCTCCGCAAGCCAACTCATGAAGACTTGAAAAGGCTTCTACGCAAGGCAGACAAAAAAAGCTTCCCGGGCATGATAGGAAGTCTCGATTGTATGCATTGGGAGTGGAAGAATTGTCCTACTGGTTGGGCTGGCCAATTCAAGGGTCGTCATAACAAGCCAACCATCGTGCTGGAGGCTGTGGCATCTTAcgacacatggatttggcatgcattCTTCGGCTCTCCCGGATCAAACAACGTTATCAACGTTCTTTGGTCTTCTCCTCTGTTCGATGAGGTTGTGAATGGATGGGCACCAGAATTTCGATACAAGGTAAATGGTAATATGTATGAGCTAGGTTACTACCTAACTGATGGTATTTATCCTAGTTGGTCTACCTTTGTCAAAAGTTTTTCTCATCCCGATAGTGCaaagaagaaattatttttgCAGAGGCAAGAGTCTtacaggaaggatgtggagagaGCATTTGGGATCTTACAAGCTCGATGGGCCATTGTTAGAGGGCCTGCACGATTTTGGCAACCCAAAGACCTCCATtcaatcatgatgacgtgcataattttgcacaatatgattgtggaagatgagtacatcGAATTTGAAGAAGATTCAGACGAAGATGTGGATGATGACCAACCAACACATGCGAGAGTTATTGCAAGAGATGTTGAATATCTCGCTCCAACCACATATGAGACCCGACATGATAGGGTCACCTTGGGTGAGTATATGAGACGTTTAAATAGAATTCAAGCTCCTCAAATTCATGACACACTCCGCAAGGATTTGGTTGAGCATGTGTGGCGCCGAGAAGGTGAACGTTGA
- the LOC139192009 gene encoding uncharacterized protein, with translation MAREHVRGRNWTFEEDVSLCLAWVSVSEDGAVGTNQNKKVLWDKIIAKFQENCNGSGRDCGGVYDRWKTINKACTLWKGSLERAMVGMPSGRSAIEILQHAWDVLKDCPRWATDADQQWGRLFQREAAPRNEGGDEGVDEMTPSPSLARPPGRDKQKEAKRKGKSQDLTSGDFATGIAKLHETHSASQEEAARLRLQMKEISDREENRFEIEFMMKDLSKYTPERKKFLRNKQKEIMRKSASRSMFQDDESSEPYIPTFQRSPSPSEDGGYDC, from the exons atggcaagagagcatgttagaggtcgtaattggacctttGAGGAAGATGTTTCTTTATGCTTGGCATGGGTTTCTGTTAGTGAAGATGGTGCAGttggcacaaatcaaaataaaaaggttttgtgggataaaatcattgcaaagtttcaagaaaactGCAATGGCAGCGGGCGAGACtgtggtggtgtttatgatcggtggaagactatcaacaaagcatgcactttatggAAGGGAAGCTTAGAGAGAGCCATGGTTGGCATGCCTAGTGGAAGGAGCGCCATAGAAATT ttgcaacatgcttgggacgtcctcaaggattgtccaAGGTGGGCAACTGATGCAGACCAACAATGGGGAAGATTATTTCAACGTGAAGCCGCACCGAGAAATGAAGGTGGCGATGAAGGTGTCGATGAAATGACCCCATCTCCTTCTTTAGCAAGGCCCCCGGgaagagataagcaaaaggaagcaaagagaaaagggaagtcccaAGATTTGACGAGTGGAGACTTTGCTACCGGAATTGCAAAATTGCACGAAACTCATAGCGCTAGCCAAGAAGAAGCGGCCCGATTGCGTTTGCAAATGAAGGAAATCTCGGATAGGGAGGAAAATAGGTTTGAAATTGAATTCATGATGAAGGACCTCAGCAAATACActccagagaggaagaagttcttacgtaataagcaaaaggaaattaTGCGAAAGTCTGCCTCAAGGAGTATGTTTCAAGATGATGAATCCTCTGAACCCTATATCCCAACATTTCAACGAAGTCCATCACCAAGTGAAGATGGTGGATATGATTGTTAA